Genomic DNA from Coregonus clupeaformis isolate EN_2021a chromosome 26, ASM2061545v1, whole genome shotgun sequence:
TCCATGCTGCCAATACCAACACAAATACACCCAGCCAGGTTAGTAGCGGGGGTATCATACATACCCTCTTCTTGATGAACTTGAGGGCACGCTTGTCCTTGGAAACCTTCAGCAACTCCATGGCGCGTCTCTCGTAGGGGGCGAAGCCGCACACCTCACGGATCATGTCACGCACAAACTTGCTGTGCTTGGTCAGACGCTGAAATACAAATCAGTGAAGAGACACTGGGTTAGATGCATGCATTAGAACCAACAGTAACTGTGGCTTATGTTCCAGCCATATTGTGGACCACTGGACCCATTATCTCATATAATAACAGGTGCAACCATTTGATGTGGTCATCTACTTTGTGTCAGAACATATGTATGCATGTCAATGATGTAGGGGAGACAGCCGAAGCGAATCCTGAACCCCGGCCCTCAATCACTACACTGGTGGCAGCAATGGGATTAGAACACAAATTTGAACTAGCACCCAGCAGTTCTAGGTCAAGCAAACAACCTGTGGCAAAGGATCCATAgtctagaccagggttcttcaattccggtcctggagggccgaaacacttctgttttttatttctacctggtagttaattgcactcacctggtgtcccaggtctgaattagcccctgattagaaggagaggatgaaaaacagaggtgtttcggccctccaggaccggaattgaataaCCCTGGTCTTGACCCTTTACCTGAGGACGTAGTGACCTGATGGACTCTACCAATACGACACTACATGTGGGTGTCATGTTTCTATCCATTCAGATTAACTCACCCCTCGCCTACGAGCATGTTTCGGCGCGGTCACATTCTTGGTTACTGGGTGGCCTTTGCTAAGGCCCACGGCCATAGGATACCTGATGGCCATGTCTGTGGAAAGAAAGAACTGAAGTTAAGTTACCAgaggaatgtcctctggtctgattaaacaaaattacaattgtttggccataatgaccatcgttatgtttggaggaaaaagggggtggcttgcaagccgaagaacaccatcccaaccgtgaagcactgggggtggcagcatcatgtgtggaggtgctttgctgcaggaggaaatggtacacttcacaaaatagatggcatcatgaggaaggaaaatgatgtggatatattgaagcaacatctcaagacatcagtcaggaagttaaagcttggtcgcaaatgggtctaccaaatggacaatgaccccaagcatacttcaaaatgtgtggcaaaatggcttaaggacaacaaagtcaaggtattggagtggccatcacaaaaccctgacctcaatcctgtagaaaatttgtgggcagaactgaaaaagcgtgtgcgagtaaggaggcctacaaacctgactcagttacaccagctctgtcaggaggaatgggccaaaattcacccaacttattgtgggaagcttgtggaatgctacccgaaacatttgacccaagttaaacaatttaaaaggcaatgctaccaaatactaattgagtgtatgtaaacttctgacccactgggaatgtgatgaaataaataaaagttgaaataaacaattatctactattattctgacatttcacattcttaaaataaagtggtgatcctgaccgacctaagacagggaattattactaggattaaatgtcaagaattgtgaaaaactgagtttaaatgtatttggctaaggtgtatgtaaacttccgacttcaactgtatataggaccaaacacacatcacaacgagacaacactacataaagagagacctaagacgacAACATAAGTATGGAagcaacacaggacaacacagcatggtggcAACCCagcatgaaaacaacatggtagcaacacaacatggcagcagcacaacatggtagaagcacaagacatggtacaaacattattgggcacagacaacagcacaaagggcaagaaggtagagacaacaatacaacaCGCGAAGCAGGAACAattgtcagtaagagtgtccatgattgagtctttaaatgaagagatggagataaaatctgttattttatggttgtaagtgatTAAATGAACTAGAACATTTTATATtgtgcaattctgagtaattactactttagtaaggatatactttattcagtactaccgCAGTTGCTAAATGATTCCAATCGATtgcagcataagaccacaaatgaaatttcagaagattagtttagttctctccctggatacaccactcccctcacaggaaaactcctgcgcgcacttttttctgtctctttccacactgctaacgaaagaggaaggactgaaaaagcatttaacagattactgtgaagtaatataatgattcatgtttattacctgtttttatgctcCTGTTtagaaattatacttcattactataacgattagcAATAAGCCTGAACAGTcattcagtcacctctggtcgacaaaaacATATTTCCTAGTACATacattgtcaaattcatcaaccagcaacAACCCGCTCTGCCTTCTCGCAAAAGTAGCCAACTCAACAAGCCCCGCCAAAAGCTTGTGCCATCAGtggcagcgagcactctgccttctcgcGCAAGCGAGGGTCATGAAAGAGGTAAATTTGCTAACCGCAAGGGTTGCATTATGTAATTTGTTGTTGGGGTGGAAGACGCACTCGTCTTTTCCATTCCGAGGCCGTTTACTTCCAATATGATACGTTAAGAGGGTGTTTTTATAATGCATGtctactagggttgaggttagcgcatctgactAGTTATTATTTGGCCGGGGTTCAATACCTAGTATAGTCACTATTTTTTTGCtcaccattttagaaaatcatggaaCATAGTCTTTGGGTGCATGccattttatgtcaatcatattgctgctatagcctataactgatgctttgtggtcttatgctgccatctattggaaatatttagcaattcaaagttattaattcacatagaaattggtgaggcagctgagaaatagtGTATTTTtctcagtctcaaacctgccccacctaccccagccaattgctggactttcacatataggttactaggtcacacccagctcaaaccacatttgaaaaataaaatgtgGCTTGTTTATCAAGTGctctgccttgcaataataaatataataaaataacaaaaatgcTCATAGgttgttttttttaaacaatcaAAATGCTATTTAGTACTATAATGGTATTTACTAACATAATATTATTACAAAAATAGTTTCtgaaagtgttctaggctaccctacccaaTAATTCgggttaaggctaaaataggttatacctattcattttcatcatttagcagacgctcttatccagagtgacttacaaggGGTTAcagctaaaataggttatacctagggttatggttagaaaAATGGTGACCATTACAGCTATAGGTGCATTGTGTTAccggttagggttagaattaccgTGACCATTACAGCTATAGGTGCATTGTGTTACAAgtcaggtttagggttagaaaaTGGTGACCATTACAGCTATAGGTGCATTTTTTACCAGTTAgggttaaggctaaaataggttatacgtAAGTTTAGGGTTTTTAAGGCAAAACAACTGTATGGGTTTATAACTCTCTTGCTCCTCCCTGTGGCCTTCTGTGGGCACTACATAGCTCATTtgtgacacttgctaggctcataatctgaggtagcaactgcgtcagatctacaaatcaatgCGCTAGACctatccatttggtttgcaactcagtgaacctgcgaaGCAGTCGCTCAATTCGATGCCTATGAACAAACAGATTTCGACGCATATCAAATCACCctgcagccatttagaaacaacaaatcgccaaaaaaggttatttcttaatttaaaaaatgtattctttCTGGCTGTTTAAAATCAGCCACGTCTTGAAACAGAGTACAGGGACATGTATTTTGTTCAGGTTTACACCTTTTTCTGAAAAAAATATGATTTACCATCACCAGAAAATGTTTGACGGCTATGTGCCAGCCATCGTTAGCACTGTGGGTCACAATAACGTGTACACAGGCGAACAGTGAGTTTGcgcaccaagtagccgtaacattgttaataataagttaccggAGGTAAGCCTCCGAGTTCAACATGGGCAGCTCTCATCGCCAACAATAGCTTAGCAGGCATTAAGAcgtagaacaatgggctgggaatagagcGTTCGGAAGGCGAGTTGGTGCCACagtgctcaatagaactaataggagctggcagggtgatAAATGacctaaaataaggcctgttttttcaccATTACTTCAAAATTATGGCAAGCAGCTGGGACATATAGTAATATtttgaaactgggctccatggcggatgcaatttaCTAGTTATCagaaaaaaagtgtttaaaatgtCATGTGTCCAGCCTAGCttgggtgagtaaaatggtctgAGTGAGTGAgattctctcatttgtgtctggaagtagctagccaacgttagccagttagtttGAGTGCTTGACTGCAGCTGTGAGGTCAGAATggtcggatcaaccctactcctcagccagagcgtccagtgtgcgttCTGAACGCGGCGAGAGcacgaaacgctctgaatttacaaaccgACAATCTGACAccactctgaatttacgaacacccAGAACGCACACTAGCACTACAGAGTGAATTCAACAACACACCCTAAGATAAATTGTATAAATGGGCGGGTTTTATgattttgtggctgtggtaactagtgaatAGTAGACATGAAATCATAACATTACAAACTGTGTAGGTCATCACTAAATACTTCATAATAACCCAAATGTTAAAAGTGGCGGAGTTGCTACACAAGCCACTAAAGCTAGCTCAACAAGCAGTGTTAACGTATTGAGGTGTATGCCTCTTGATTAAGCAAGTTAGCGAACGTTAACCAAATATGGCTGTTATAACAGACAGAATGCTAgtaatgttagctagatagctaactaacgTAGTTATCTAGTAGTTGCTTACTTCTGCCGAGGAAAATGACTATATTAGACAAGGACATGCATGTCATCTAACTGTAAAGAGCGGCTCGTTACGAAACTCCAGCAACAAGGCGATATGATACGATTCTCATGTGTAGGGAAAGAAGTCATGTAAGCGCAGCAACTTTCCGGTGACGTTACCGCTAAATTATATTATTTATCATTACAATATTGGCGCCATGCTTTTGGTAACAACTAAACCTTATGTTAGTTCTATAAGAATTGCTGATAAACGAAGGATGACAATGATTTTGTAAAGATTTCAGATGATAGTAATTCTTCATCAAATTCTTACCTGCTTTCTTTAATGGCGGACAAACCGGAAGGAACGTTTAGCGGTGGATGCTGGGTAATGATGGTTTTTCATAAAATGTCAAACATCAGGAAAATCTTTTTAGTGCAACATGAGGGTGCGGACCACTCAGACAATAGTTTTTCAAGGAAAAACTGTATAGCTAGCTATATAATCCAAAAGAGAATAATTTTGACCTCTCAGCAGTATGAACAaaattaaatcaaatgttattggtcaaatGCTTTGTATACAActtgtgtagactaacagtgaaatgctttacttacggcccttcccaacaatgcagagagaaagaaaatagagaaataatagaaaagtaaaacatgtaataataaatacacaatgagtaacaataacttggctatatacacggagtaccagtaccgagggatacaaggtaattgaggtagatatgtacatattgTATATCTAGGAATAAAgcgacagataataaacagtagcagcagcgtatgtgatgagtaaaatattttagtgcaaaaagggtcaatgcagatagtccggatagctatttggttaactatttaactaactatttagcaatcttatggcttgggggcagaagctgttcagggtcctacTGGTTCTGCTTGCCtttcggtagcagagagaacagtctatgacttgggtgactggagtctttgacaatttttagggccttcctctgacatcacctggtatagaggtcctggatggcagggagctcggccccagtgatgcacggggccatacgcactaccctctgtagcgccttgcggtcggatgccaagcagttgccataccaagcggtgatgcatccggtcaagatgctctcaatggtgcagctgtagaactttttgaggatctgcgggcccatgccaaatcttttcagcctcccgagggggaagaggcattgtcgtgcccctCTTCACGattgtgtgtggaccatgatagatccttagtgatgtggacactgaggaacttgaagctctcaacatactccactacagcccgtcaatGTGAATGGAGGTGTGCtcagccctccatttcctgtagtccacgatcagctcctttgtctttctGATGTTGGGGGAGAGGTGCACACTGAACATGTGCACAATGCATGACAATTTCCATTTTATTTTCGTAATAAGAATATTATCACAATATTTATAATGTTTAGGCTAGTACTATGTATCCTCATTAAAGCTTTAAATCTGAATAAAGAAAATCAATAAAGAAGATAATTGGGTAAATGATCACACCCATTTATTGCTGAagtgtttatttgtattttacaGAGAAACTTCTATCCAACCAGTCATTTTCCAACTCTGGACTATAGCTACCAGCTAGATCAGAGGCAAAACTCAAGCACAAGGAATGGCTGAAAGGACCTGCGGATAGTGGACGACTGTAGGTCGAGTTCATGGCTTAGTATGGCCCTCGAGGAGGCAAGAAAGAGATTTCGACCTGGAAAAGTGGAAAATATTGTCAGAAGTAGTCGGGTAATTGGTTAAGGGAGGAGgattggagagaaagagagatgaggtTGAAAAGACTGAGAGAGGCAGAGGATGGGTGTGAATCTGTTGAAGCTAGCAATAACAAGGGAGAGGGTATGTCGAGGAAGATTGGTGTCAAGTTCAAACAGAGTGAGCCAGACACCAGTTTGAGTtttggaggtgaaatggaagaggtggaaggtgtggtgaggAGCTCGGAGCCCAAGCCTTGCATCGTTGGACATGGTTATGATAGAGATAAGTTTGGTCCAGTGGGAATTAGATTTTTTAAGAGGGTGGATCcaggccttttggctgatccatgggTCGTCTCAGGTTGGGTGGACTGGTGGGTGCTGTTGAGTCGGTGAAGGTAACCCGAGGTGGACTTGTGATGTTTGTTAGTGgtactctgtagctcaattggtagagcatggcgcttgtaacgccagggtagtgggttcgatccccgggaccacccatacataaaaatgtatgcacacatgactgtaagttgctttggataaaagcgtctgctaagtggcatattatattattatattattttttcAGATCAGAGGCAACAGGCGCTCCATGCGACGCAACTTGGGGAAAGACCTGTATCTTGCTTTACACTTAGGTACAGGGCACTATTGAAGGGA
This window encodes:
- the LOC121540396 gene encoding 60S ribosomal protein L36, whose translation is MAIRYPMAVGLSKGHPVTKNVTAPKHARRRGRLTKHSKFVRDMIREVCGFAPYERRAMELLKVSKDKRALKFIKKRIGTHIRAKRKREELSNVLAAMRKAAAKKD